In Archangium violaceum, the following are encoded in one genomic region:
- a CDS encoding ATP-binding protein, with translation MSTDKPGEHVGSVLQRKLSLVDMLDPGTFGDVVDSLGELYRVGIRVLDAQGRTLADAKGSNGDFCGFVTASGEGRSRCNAQVSRMTEGPLTPVQGAQVLPGPALLGGEVLSQPCFTGLRYVMMPVVWEGDVLGRVLFGPFAPEELKELPASLAEVVGVDLARASELVTHVRRMSEHKVSRMVVNFAQVMAALLAAGQKAYLTGQLHLEAMLETQRELETQNAQLLRLNQRLKEADRIKSSFLGTVSHELRTPLASIIGYSEMLSEGLVGGLNAEQTQFVRTIIDKGNTLLKLISSILDMSQIEAGKVRLAFEWVDVQELVESALTSVAPQAQRKGLVLKAEMPPVVQARVVADREKLRQVVVNLLANAVKFTPTGGRVDVRLSELGPQAELGASGYHIEVEDTGVGIPADQRDRIFQSFYQVDDSPTREYGGAGLGLAIVKSYVEGHGGQVSVTSEVGRGSCFRVVMPQEPPLSGQGPAYIPPPVDTEPERF, from the coding sequence ATGAGCACCGACAAACCGGGCGAGCACGTCGGATCGGTGCTCCAGCGCAAGCTGTCGCTGGTGGACATGTTGGATCCGGGCACCTTCGGGGACGTGGTGGACAGCCTCGGGGAGCTGTACCGGGTGGGCATCCGGGTGCTGGATGCGCAGGGCCGCACGCTGGCGGACGCGAAGGGGAGCAACGGGGATTTCTGCGGCTTCGTCACCGCGAGTGGCGAGGGCCGCTCACGGTGTAACGCCCAGGTGTCGCGCATGACGGAGGGGCCGCTGACGCCGGTGCAGGGGGCGCAGGTGCTGCCGGGGCCGGCCCTCCTGGGGGGAGAGGTGCTCTCCCAGCCGTGCTTCACGGGGCTGCGCTACGTGATGATGCCGGTGGTGTGGGAGGGGGACGTGCTGGGGCGCGTGCTCTTCGGACCCTTCGCACCCGAGGAGCTGAAGGAGCTGCCCGCCTCGCTGGCGGAGGTGGTGGGGGTGGACCTGGCGCGAGCGAGCGAGCTGGTGACGCACGTGCGGCGCATGTCCGAGCACAAGGTGTCGAGGATGGTGGTGAACTTCGCCCAGGTGATGGCGGCGCTGCTGGCGGCCGGGCAGAAGGCCTACCTGACGGGGCAGCTGCACCTGGAGGCGATGCTGGAGACGCAGCGGGAGCTGGAGACGCAGAACGCGCAGTTGCTGCGGCTCAACCAGCGGCTGAAGGAGGCGGACCGCATCAAGTCGAGCTTCCTGGGGACGGTGAGCCACGAGCTGCGCACGCCGCTGGCGTCGATCATCGGCTACTCGGAGATGCTGTCCGAGGGTCTGGTGGGGGGGCTGAACGCGGAGCAGACGCAGTTCGTGCGGACCATCATCGACAAGGGGAACACGCTGCTGAAGCTCATCTCGTCCATCCTGGACATGAGCCAGATCGAAGCGGGCAAGGTGCGGCTGGCCTTCGAGTGGGTGGACGTGCAGGAGCTGGTGGAGAGCGCGCTGACGAGCGTGGCGCCGCAGGCGCAGCGCAAGGGGCTGGTGCTGAAGGCGGAGATGCCGCCGGTGGTGCAGGCGCGGGTGGTGGCGGACCGGGAGAAGCTGAGACAGGTGGTGGTGAACCTGCTGGCCAACGCGGTGAAGTTCACGCCGACGGGGGGGCGGGTGGACGTGAGGCTGTCGGAGCTGGGGCCGCAGGCGGAGCTGGGGGCGTCGGGCTACCACATCGAGGTGGAGGACACGGGGGTGGGAATCCCGGCGGACCAACGGGATCGAATCTTCCAGAGCTTCTACCAGGTGGATGACAGCCCGACGCGGGAGTACGGGGGAGCGGGGTTGGGGCTGGCGATCGTGAAGAGCTACGTGGAGGGGCACGGGGGGCAGGTGTCGGTGACGAGCGAGGTAGGCCGGGGCTCATGCTTCCGGGTGGTGATGCCGCAGGAGCCGCCGTTGTCGGGACAGGGGCCGGCATACATCCCACCGCCGGTGGACACGGAACCCGAGCGTTTCTGA
- a CDS encoding alpha-amylase family glycosyl hydrolase has product MAFTGCVHSQPPAGSATSEVGTPASAPAPAPVVTEAPAPATAAPARRWSDEVLYFVVLDRFANGDPANDLKVDKKAPGAFHGGDFKGLREQLDELSSLGVTAIWITPVVKNIDGFVTGAGFPDWGYHGYWADDFHQLDPRFGGEQELKALVEACHQRGIRVLLDVVYNHPGYNSRYVTAPETRDWLRSEEKGTCGQDDLTTCVSGLPDFKTERPEVAKYLLDAQLSWGKRSGVDGFRLDTVKHVDHPFWQEHRRRTRAELGQDFFLIGEVWGGDRESLDPWFVNDEMDAGFDFGFQGSALAWVQGRGRTVAFDAYLRSRGKVRKGYLLSHFLSSHDVPGALFQLGGDKARFRLAAALQLTTSGMPVIYYGEEVGRAGGDWPANRSDMPWGERAVQPGAGLPRDESLRQFYQKLIAIRRAHPALARGTHKGLSTEGDVYTFLRHEPESGDAVVVAVNRGDKKAAVSFPWPEAWSGADAEDLLDGGPLKAGPTVEVTVEPLSVRILGRTR; this is encoded by the coding sequence TTGGCGTTCACCGGCTGCGTTCATTCGCAACCGCCCGCTGGGAGCGCAACCTCGGAGGTCGGCACGCCCGCGTCCGCTCCGGCGCCCGCCCCCGTCGTCACGGAGGCTCCGGCGCCCGCGACGGCGGCTCCCGCGCGCCGTTGGTCCGACGAGGTGCTCTACTTCGTCGTGCTGGACCGCTTCGCCAATGGCGACCCGGCCAATGACCTCAAGGTGGACAAGAAGGCCCCCGGCGCGTTCCACGGGGGGGACTTCAAGGGCCTGCGCGAGCAGCTCGACGAGCTGTCCTCGCTGGGCGTGACGGCCATCTGGATCACCCCGGTGGTGAAGAACATCGACGGCTTCGTCACCGGCGCCGGCTTCCCCGACTGGGGCTACCACGGCTACTGGGCGGATGACTTCCATCAGCTCGACCCGCGCTTCGGCGGCGAGCAGGAGCTGAAGGCGCTGGTGGAGGCGTGTCACCAGCGGGGCATCCGCGTGCTGCTGGACGTGGTCTACAACCACCCGGGCTACAACTCGCGCTACGTGACGGCACCCGAGACGCGCGACTGGCTGCGCTCCGAGGAGAAGGGCACCTGCGGGCAGGATGACCTGACCACCTGCGTGTCCGGCCTGCCGGACTTCAAGACGGAGCGGCCCGAGGTGGCGAAGTACCTGCTCGACGCGCAGCTGTCCTGGGGCAAGCGTTCAGGAGTGGACGGTTTCCGGCTGGACACGGTGAAGCACGTCGACCACCCCTTCTGGCAGGAGCATCGCCGCCGCACGCGCGCGGAGCTGGGCCAGGACTTCTTCCTCATTGGCGAGGTGTGGGGCGGGGACCGCGAGTCGCTCGACCCGTGGTTCGTCAACGACGAGATGGACGCCGGCTTCGACTTCGGCTTCCAGGGCAGCGCGCTCGCGTGGGTGCAGGGCCGCGGGCGCACCGTGGCCTTCGATGCCTACCTCCGCTCGCGCGGCAAGGTGCGCAAGGGCTACCTGCTGTCTCACTTCCTGTCCTCGCACGACGTGCCCGGCGCGCTCTTCCAGCTGGGGGGCGACAAGGCGCGCTTCCGGCTCGCGGCGGCGCTGCAGCTCACCACCTCCGGCATGCCCGTCATCTATTACGGCGAGGAGGTGGGCCGCGCCGGAGGGGACTGGCCGGCCAACCGGAGCGACATGCCCTGGGGCGAGCGCGCGGTGCAGCCCGGCGCGGGCCTGCCGCGCGACGAATCTCTCCGCCAGTTCTATCAAAAGCTCATCGCCATTCGCCGTGCACACCCGGCGCTCGCGCGTGGTACGCACAAGGGGCTCTCCACGGAGGGCGACGTCTACACCTTCCTCCGGCACGAGCCGGAGTCGGGTGATGCGGTCGTGGTAGCGGTGAACCGCGGTGACAAGAAGGCGGCCGTGTCGTTTCCCTGGCCCGAGGCCTGGAGCGGTGCGGACGCGGAAGACCTGCTCGATGGAGGACCCCTGAAGGCCGGTCCCACGGTAGAAGTGACCGTCGAGCCCCTGTCCGTCCGCATCCTGGGACGGACTCGTTAG
- a CDS encoding response regulator, whose amino-acid sequence MAKRVLVVDDAIFMRNMIKDIFASGGFEVVGEAANGLEAVEKYKELKPDLTTMDIVMPFKSGIEATREIIKYDANAVVIMCSALGQESLVMEAIEAGASDFIVKPFRAEDVLAVVKKVLGEG is encoded by the coding sequence ATGGCTAAGCGGGTGCTGGTCGTCGACGATGCCATCTTCATGCGCAACATGATCAAGGACATCTTCGCGTCCGGCGGCTTCGAGGTCGTCGGCGAGGCGGCCAACGGACTGGAGGCCGTGGAGAAGTACAAGGAGTTGAAGCCGGATCTGACGACGATGGACATCGTCATGCCGTTCAAGAGCGGCATCGAGGCCACGCGGGAGATCATCAAGTACGACGCCAACGCGGTGGTCATCATGTGCTCGGCGCTGGGACAGGAGAGCCTGGTGATGGAGGCCATCGAGGCGGGAGCCTCGGACTTCATCGTCAAGCCGTTCCGAGCGGAGGACGTGCTGGCGGTCGTCAAGAAGGTACTGGGCGAGGGCTGA
- a CDS encoding methyl-accepting chemotaxis protein codes for MRRPLRDDSSPGLSPRRVPVQRLLRSVEQSDMGGHEVSLQLKILTGYVMLGCVLTAALLISETLLGFWWRIGMALSLTLGLSLMLPRYLARVTRVRVLSRSAFEISQGDLSKPLVVEPPRALRRDEIDELALAISKMQENLRELVGKIQDTAKSVADTAKDLQGSAENVNATNEEVGLSMDKIAQGAETQSQLVGRTSKVITEMAGSIQRTAASAEDAARTAAETSSAAENGSKAALLAGEKVKKVFNRIEAASQQVFAFGEKTQEISKIVDAITQVAQQTNLLALNATIEAARAGEYGRGFAVVADEVRKLAESAGRSAEQISRLARDISGQSTAVVSAMKEGIEELAEGREDLTGIVRSMGAITDTVRKVAEKVHLISDSAREQLKGSEEMVKATEEISLVARNNSASTEAIQAVIQEQTDAMVRMTSLASELTNLSIELQSVVRSFRLNA; via the coding sequence GTGCGCCGCCCTCTCCGCGACGATTCCTCCCCCGGCCTCTCTCCCCGCCGCGTTCCGGTGCAGCGTCTGCTGCGTTCCGTGGAACAGAGCGACATGGGGGGCCACGAAGTCTCCCTGCAGCTGAAGATCCTCACCGGCTACGTGATGCTGGGGTGCGTGCTGACCGCGGCCCTGCTCATCTCGGAGACGTTGCTGGGCTTCTGGTGGCGCATCGGGATGGCGCTGAGCCTGACGCTGGGGCTCTCGCTGATGCTGCCGCGCTACCTGGCGCGAGTGACGCGCGTGCGGGTGCTGTCGCGCTCGGCGTTCGAGATTTCGCAGGGGGACCTGTCCAAGCCGCTGGTGGTCGAGCCTCCGCGCGCGCTGCGGCGTGACGAGATCGACGAGCTGGCGCTGGCGATCAGCAAGATGCAGGAGAACCTGCGCGAACTGGTGGGGAAGATCCAGGACACCGCCAAGAGCGTGGCGGACACGGCGAAGGATCTGCAGGGCTCGGCGGAGAACGTCAACGCGACCAACGAGGAGGTGGGCTTGTCGATGGACAAGATCGCCCAGGGCGCGGAGACGCAGTCGCAGCTGGTGGGCCGGACGTCGAAGGTGATTACGGAGATGGCGGGCAGCATCCAGCGCACGGCGGCGAGCGCGGAGGACGCGGCGCGCACGGCGGCGGAGACGAGCAGCGCGGCGGAGAACGGCAGCAAGGCGGCGCTGCTGGCGGGCGAGAAGGTGAAGAAGGTCTTCAATCGCATCGAGGCGGCGAGCCAGCAGGTGTTCGCCTTCGGCGAGAAGACGCAGGAGATCTCGAAGATCGTCGATGCCATCACCCAGGTGGCGCAGCAGACGAACCTGCTGGCGCTCAACGCGACCATCGAGGCGGCGCGGGCGGGCGAGTACGGCCGGGGCTTCGCGGTGGTGGCGGACGAGGTGCGCAAGCTGGCCGAGAGCGCGGGCCGCTCGGCGGAACAGATTTCGCGGCTGGCGCGCGACATCTCCGGCCAGTCCACGGCGGTGGTGAGCGCGATGAAGGAGGGCATCGAGGAGCTGGCGGAGGGCCGCGAGGACCTGACCGGCATCGTGCGCTCCATGGGCGCCATCACGGACACCGTGCGCAAGGTGGCCGAGAAGGTGCACCTCATCTCCGACAGCGCCCGCGAGCAGCTCAAGGGCAGCGAGGAGATGGTGAAGGCCACGGAGGAGATTTCGCTGGTGGCCCGGAACAACTCGGCCTCCACGGAGGCCATCCAGGCCGTCATCCAGGAGCAGACGGACGCGATGGTGCGGATGACGTCGCTGGCCAGCGAGCTGACCAACCTCTCCATCGAGCTGCAGAGCGTGGTGCGCAGCTTCCGGCTGAACGCCTGA
- a CDS encoding chemotaxis protein CheC produces the protein MSPQPSDIQLDALREVANIGCGHAVNALARLVGGRTVNLSVPRAMLAETSEVAELLGGGKASVVAAKLGMEGQLRGVLLLVLPAEDSESLESLLLRRRDAPLEERESALSETANIVASACLSAIGTLTGWRLLPTVPTLVRGTADAVVAGAMPEPEGNSRVVVMETRFSAVGAPAVSGQVLLLLERESSGALLARLGV, from the coding sequence GTGAGCCCCCAACCGAGCGACATTCAGCTGGACGCCCTCCGTGAGGTGGCCAACATCGGTTGTGGGCACGCGGTGAACGCGCTCGCGCGGCTGGTGGGCGGCCGCACGGTGAACCTGTCCGTGCCTCGCGCGATGCTGGCGGAGACCTCGGAGGTGGCGGAGCTGCTGGGCGGAGGCAAGGCCTCCGTGGTGGCGGCGAAGCTGGGCATGGAGGGGCAACTCCGGGGCGTGCTGTTGCTGGTGCTGCCCGCGGAGGACAGCGAGTCGCTGGAGTCGCTGCTGCTGCGGCGCCGGGACGCGCCGCTGGAGGAGCGGGAGAGCGCGCTGTCGGAGACGGCCAACATCGTGGCGAGCGCGTGCCTGTCGGCCATCGGCACGCTGACGGGCTGGCGGTTGCTGCCGACGGTGCCGACGCTGGTGCGGGGCACGGCGGACGCGGTGGTGGCGGGCGCCATGCCGGAGCCCGAGGGCAACAGCCGCGTGGTGGTGATGGAGACGCGCTTCTCGGCGGTGGGGGCGCCCGCGGTGTCCGGCCAGGTGCTGCTGCTGCTGGAGCGCGAGAGCTCCGGGGCCCTGCTCGCCCGTCTCGGCGTCTGA
- a CDS encoding chemotaxis protein CheA: MTMDMSRYLGLFLTEASEHLEGLGRDLVQLEREGAPAVVDSMFRHAHSVKGMASSMGFEAIAVLAHRVEDLVDAIRQDPSRLERTLVDLLLSATDIMLAQVRSVADNKPPDDASALLGQLAERVSTLTGRAPGATRVLGRTSVTSAAPAPVATPVAAAPAPAAAPAAPVATPVAAAVPAPVAARAPSAPGVTAEAAPVATPAPEAPVAATAQLAASVSMAVVTPFTMEGEAKPEAPPKTMKRWAVRLRIAPTCQTPGVRAFLVHKRLTGLGTLHDLFPALEDLKAGRIPDGNIQLELETAEGEEGIRKALRNVAEVELVSLAPAVAAPPPVPVSQAAQSLAESARAVGGDSATRTVRVRTELLDYFLDTVGELLLATARLRELGKVLPENSRPPIEEGVYRLQTLVKDLHDKVMSARMTPLSLITDRLPRAARDIARRKEREVDLVITGAEIELDRAILDELADPLLHLLRNCIDHGLESSEERVAAGKGARGRVLVSVRRARDRVVVEMEDDGRGMNAAKLKAAAVARGAISAEAAARMTDREAFLLACLPGVSTAKDVSEISGRGVGMDAVKRVVENVGGTLEIESELGRGTRFTLRLPLTVAVVHLLLVAVGDEVFGLPIAKVVGATEADGEKLERSRETPMLPHGHGLLPVYGLDALVGVDAPPRKGVRPFVVMEGDAGRVALAVDRLVGQEEAVLKPLSRPLDLLPGLSGVTILGSGRPVFILDVPRLLSA, translated from the coding sequence ATGACGATGGACATGTCCCGCTACCTCGGCCTGTTCCTCACCGAGGCTAGCGAGCACCTGGAAGGGTTGGGGCGGGACCTCGTGCAATTGGAGCGCGAGGGAGCACCCGCCGTGGTGGACTCCATGTTCCGCCACGCCCACTCGGTCAAGGGGATGGCGTCCTCGATGGGCTTCGAGGCCATCGCCGTGCTGGCCCACCGGGTGGAGGACCTGGTGGACGCCATCCGCCAGGACCCGAGCAGGCTGGAGCGCACCCTGGTGGACCTGCTCCTGTCGGCCACCGACATCATGCTGGCCCAGGTGCGCTCCGTGGCGGACAACAAGCCGCCGGATGACGCCTCGGCGCTGCTGGGCCAGCTGGCCGAGCGGGTGAGCACGCTCACGGGCCGAGCGCCCGGCGCTACGCGGGTGCTGGGCCGGACCTCCGTCACCAGTGCCGCGCCCGCTCCGGTCGCGACCCCCGTGGCCGCCGCGCCCGCTCCGGCCGCCGCGCCCGCCGCTCCGGTCGCGACCCCCGTGGCCGCCGCCGTGCCCGCTCCGGTCGCCGCGCGCGCCCCGAGCGCGCCCGGTGTCACCGCCGAGGCCGCTCCCGTCGCCACGCCCGCTCCCGAGGCTCCGGTGGCCGCGACGGCCCAGCTGGCCGCCTCGGTGTCCATGGCGGTGGTGACCCCCTTCACGATGGAGGGGGAGGCGAAGCCCGAGGCCCCTCCGAAGACGATGAAGCGCTGGGCGGTGCGGTTGCGCATCGCGCCCACCTGCCAGACGCCGGGGGTGCGGGCCTTCCTGGTGCACAAGCGGCTCACGGGCCTGGGCACGCTGCACGACCTGTTTCCCGCGCTGGAGGACCTCAAGGCCGGCCGCATCCCGGATGGGAACATCCAACTCGAGCTGGAGACGGCCGAGGGCGAGGAGGGCATCCGCAAGGCGCTGCGCAACGTGGCGGAGGTGGAGCTCGTCTCGCTGGCGCCCGCGGTCGCCGCGCCACCGCCCGTGCCCGTCTCGCAGGCGGCGCAGTCGCTGGCGGAGTCCGCCCGGGCGGTGGGAGGGGACTCGGCGACGCGCACGGTGCGCGTGCGCACGGAGCTGCTGGACTACTTCCTGGACACGGTGGGCGAGCTGCTGCTGGCCACCGCGCGCCTGCGCGAGCTGGGCAAGGTGCTGCCGGAGAACTCGCGCCCGCCCATTGAAGAGGGCGTCTACCGGCTGCAGACGCTGGTGAAGGACCTGCACGACAAGGTGATGAGCGCGCGCATGACGCCGCTGTCGCTCATCACGGACCGGCTGCCCCGCGCGGCGCGCGACATCGCGCGGCGCAAGGAGCGCGAGGTCGACCTGGTCATCACCGGCGCGGAGATCGAGCTGGACCGGGCCATCCTCGACGAGCTGGCGGACCCGCTGCTGCACCTGCTGCGCAACTGCATCGACCACGGCCTGGAGTCGTCGGAGGAGCGGGTGGCGGCGGGCAAGGGCGCGCGCGGGCGCGTGCTGGTGTCCGTGCGGCGCGCGCGCGACCGGGTGGTGGTGGAGATGGAGGACGACGGCCGCGGCATGAACGCGGCCAAGCTGAAGGCGGCGGCGGTGGCTCGCGGCGCCATCAGCGCGGAGGCGGCGGCGCGGATGACGGACCGCGAGGCCTTCCTGCTCGCGTGCCTGCCGGGCGTGTCCACCGCGAAGGACGTCTCGGAAATCTCGGGCCGCGGCGTGGGCATGGACGCGGTGAAGCGGGTGGTGGAGAACGTGGGCGGGACGCTGGAGATCGAGAGCGAGCTGGGCCGCGGCACGCGCTTCACGCTGCGGCTGCCGCTGACGGTGGCGGTGGTGCACCTGCTGCTGGTGGCGGTGGGCGACGAGGTGTTCGGCCTGCCCATCGCCAAGGTGGTGGGGGCGACGGAGGCGGACGGCGAGAAGCTCGAGCGCAGCCGGGAGACGCCGATGCTGCCCCACGGCCACGGGCTGCTGCCGGTGTACGGGCTGGATGCGCTGGTGGGCGTCGACGCCCCGCCGCGCAAGGGCGTGCGGCCGTTCGTGGTGATGGAAGGAGACGCGGGACGGGTCGCTCTCGCGGTCGACAGACTGGTGGGGCAGGAGGAGGCGGTGCTCAAGCCGTTGTCCCGGCCCCTGGACTTGCTGCCGGGCCTCTCGGGAGTGACCATCCTGGGAAGTGGCCGCCCGGTGTTCATCCTGGACGTGCCGAGGTTACTGTCCGCGTGA
- the thiL gene encoding thiamine-phosphate kinase has product MSEKPKSKAAGEFTLIDLFLSRFPRARVPVGPGDDCAVLTPSKGAQCITTDAVVEDVHFKRDWFTSEDIGHKALAVNLSDLASMGAIPRWFVCALALPRDFPRRELLGLARGMSALAREHGIALIGGNFTSARELSITVTAAGELPPGTAPITRAGGRPGDALYVSGTLGEARLGLQQLLSGQRRSAAILRQKRPKPRVELGRLAARFATAGLDLSDGLAQDLGHLCMASGVGAQLELERLPVSRAVRASLGVEGALAGGEDYELLLAVPAERTAAFERACLRAEEPVTCIGRLTPGQPGHIHDAMGRTLRLPAGYDHFRGGGRIDRSRR; this is encoded by the coding sequence GTGAGCGAGAAGCCGAAGTCGAAGGCAGCGGGCGAATTCACCCTCATCGATCTCTTCCTGTCGCGGTTCCCGAGGGCGCGAGTACCGGTGGGACCGGGAGACGACTGCGCGGTCCTGACACCTTCGAAGGGAGCGCAGTGCATCACCACGGACGCGGTGGTGGAGGACGTGCACTTCAAGAGGGACTGGTTCACGTCGGAGGACATCGGCCACAAGGCGTTGGCGGTGAACCTGTCGGACCTGGCGTCGATGGGAGCAATACCGCGCTGGTTCGTCTGCGCGCTGGCGCTGCCCCGAGACTTCCCGAGGCGCGAGCTCCTGGGCCTGGCGAGGGGAATGAGCGCGCTGGCGCGAGAGCACGGAATCGCGCTGATCGGAGGCAACTTCACCTCGGCGCGCGAGCTCTCCATCACGGTCACGGCGGCGGGAGAGCTCCCGCCAGGAACGGCGCCGATCACACGGGCCGGAGGGCGTCCGGGAGACGCGCTCTACGTCTCGGGCACGCTGGGTGAAGCGAGGCTGGGCCTGCAGCAACTCCTCTCGGGCCAGCGACGTTCCGCGGCGATCCTGCGCCAGAAGCGCCCAAAGCCGAGGGTGGAGCTGGGCCGGCTCGCGGCACGGTTCGCCACGGCGGGGCTGGATCTCTCCGATGGACTGGCGCAGGACCTCGGGCACCTGTGCATGGCCTCGGGCGTGGGAGCGCAGCTGGAGCTCGAACGCCTGCCCGTCTCCCGTGCGGTGCGTGCTTCCCTTGGGGTGGAGGGCGCGCTGGCGGGAGGCGAGGACTACGAGCTGCTACTCGCGGTGCCAGCGGAGCGCACCGCCGCCTTCGAGCGTGCGTGCCTGAGAGCGGAGGAGCCCGTCACGTGCATTGGCCGGCTCACCCCGGGTCAACCGGGACACATACATGACGCGATGGGCCGGACCTTGCGCTTGCCCGCTGGCTACGACCACTTCCGAGGAGGTGGGCGGATTGACCGTTCCAGACGGTAG
- a CDS encoding chemotaxis protein CheW encodes MRHVIIRVEKERYGLPLAAVKEVVVPPERFTRVPRAPAAVTGVMNLRGRVVTVVELRQLLGLPDGPTPPGRVVLLDRGRRDLGLLVTDVDGIEAVERVSTAPGKAVPAVRGVARLRGLAVTVLDPEGLDSAVVGLFTAAQQK; translated from the coding sequence GTGCGGCACGTCATCATCCGGGTGGAGAAGGAGCGCTACGGCCTGCCGCTGGCGGCGGTGAAGGAGGTGGTGGTGCCTCCGGAACGCTTCACCCGGGTTCCTCGGGCGCCGGCGGCGGTGACGGGGGTGATGAACCTGCGGGGACGGGTGGTGACGGTGGTGGAGCTGCGCCAGTTGCTGGGGCTGCCGGATGGGCCCACCCCGCCGGGCCGGGTGGTGCTGCTGGACCGGGGCCGGAGGGATCTGGGCCTGCTGGTGACGGACGTGGATGGGATCGAGGCGGTGGAGCGGGTGAGCACGGCGCCGGGCAAGGCGGTACCCGCGGTACGAGGGGTGGCGAGGTTGAGGGGATTGGCTGTGACGGTGTTGGATCCAGAGGGGCTGGATTCCGCGGTGGTTGGACTCTTCACCGCGGCTCAACAGAAGTGA